One Pseudomonas sp. HOU2 genomic window carries:
- the smc gene encoding chromosome segregation protein SMC, with the protein MRLKCIKLAGFKSFVDPTTVNFPSNMAAVVGPNGCGKSNIIDAVRWVMGESSAKNLRGESMTDVIFNGSTSRKPVSQASIELVFDNSDGTLVGEYAAYAEISIRRKVTRDSQNSYFLNGAKCRRRDITDIFLGTGLGPRSYSIIEQGMISKLIEAKPEDLRNFIEEAAGISKYKERRRETENRIRRTHENLARLTDLREELERQLERLHRQAESAKKYQEYKSEERQLKAQLSALRWQDLNDQVGQRESIIGNQEVSFEALVAEQRNADAAIERLRDGHHELSERFNLVQGRFYSVGGDIARVEQSIQHGQQRLRQLQDDLKEAERARLETESHLGHDRTLLLTLGEELDMLTPEQEVTSAAAEEAAAALEDSESVMHGWQEQWDTFNLTAAEPRRQAEVQQSRIQQLETSMERLADRQKRLAEERDLLSADPEDAAIMALNEQLAESEATLEDLQTSEEAQVEKLEQLRQELQQALTAQQQAQGDLQRLNGRLASLEALQQAALDPGTGTAEWLKEHNLAERPRLAEGLKVEAGWELAVETVLGADLQAVLVDDFSGFDLSGFTQGDLRLLSPASDGVRVAGSLLDKVEAQIDLSPWLGQVKPVDSLEQALALRGQLSAGQSLISRDGYWVGRHFLRVRRASEAESGMLARGQEIETLQAEREEGEATVEAMETRLQTLRAQQRQQENGREHLRRLLQDEARSQGELKAQLSAGKAKAEQLTLRRTRLDEELIELGEQRELEHEQVGEARMHLQEALDAMALDTEQRELLLAQRDSLRERLDRVRQEARQHKDHAHQLAVRLGSLRAQHDSTRQALERLEMQAERLTEKREQLSLNLEEGEAPLEELRLKLEELLDKRMTVDEELKTAQIALEDADRELREAEKRRTQAEQQSQLIRGQLEQQRMEWQALTVRRKALQDQLLEDGYDLNGVLATLTPEASERAAEEELERINARIQRLGAINLAAIDEYTQQSERKRYLDAQDADLVEALETLENVIRKIDKETRNRFKDTFDQINGGLQALFPKVFGGGSAYLELTGEDLLDTGVTIMARPPGKKNSTIHLLSGGEKALTALALVFAIFKLNPAPFCMLDEVDAPLDDANVGRYARLVKEMSQTVQFIYITHNKIAMEMADQLMGVTMHEPGCSRLVAVDVEEAMAMVDA; encoded by the coding sequence GTGCGGCTAAAGTGCATCAAACTGGCGGGGTTCAAGTCCTTCGTCGACCCGACCACGGTGAACTTCCCCAGTAACATGGCGGCGGTCGTCGGGCCGAACGGTTGCGGCAAGTCGAACATCATCGACGCCGTACGCTGGGTAATGGGCGAAAGTTCGGCGAAAAACCTGCGTGGCGAGTCGATGACCGACGTCATCTTCAACGGCTCGACCAGTCGCAAACCGGTGAGCCAGGCGAGCATCGAACTGGTGTTCGACAACTCCGACGGCACCCTGGTCGGCGAGTACGCGGCTTACGCCGAGATCTCCATTCGCCGCAAAGTCACCCGCGACAGCCAGAACAGCTATTTCCTCAACGGCGCCAAATGCCGCCGTCGCGACATCACCGATATCTTCCTCGGCACCGGTCTCGGCCCGCGCAGCTACTCGATCATCGAGCAGGGGATGATCTCCAAGCTGATCGAAGCCAAACCGGAAGACCTGCGCAACTTCATCGAAGAAGCGGCGGGGATCTCCAAGTACAAGGAGCGCCGGCGCGAGACCGAAAACCGCATCCGCCGCACCCACGAAAACCTGGCGCGTCTGACCGACCTGCGTGAAGAGCTTGAGCGTCAGCTCGAACGTTTGCACCGGCAGGCCGAGTCCGCGAAGAAGTATCAGGAATACAAGAGCGAAGAGCGCCAGCTCAAGGCGCAACTGTCGGCCCTGCGCTGGCAGGATCTGAACGATCAGGTCGGCCAGCGCGAATCGATCATCGGCAACCAGGAAGTCAGTTTCGAAGCACTGGTCGCCGAGCAGCGCAATGCCGATGCCGCCATCGAGCGCCTGCGCGACGGGCACCATGAACTGTCCGAGCGCTTCAATCTGGTGCAGGGCCGCTTCTATTCGGTCGGTGGCGACATCGCCCGGGTCGAGCAGAGCATCCAGCACGGCCAGCAGCGCTTGCGCCAGTTGCAGGACGATCTGAAAGAGGCCGAGCGCGCGCGTCTGGAAACCGAATCGCACCTGGGCCACGACCGCACGCTGCTGCTGACCCTCGGCGAAGAGCTGGACATGCTCACCCCCGAGCAGGAAGTCACCAGCGCCGCCGCCGAAGAAGCCGCCGCTGCGCTGGAGGATTCCGAAAGTGTCATGCACGGCTGGCAGGAGCAGTGGGACACCTTCAACCTGACCGCCGCCGAACCACGGCGCCAGGCCGAAGTGCAGCAGTCACGGATCCAGCAGTTGGAAACCAGCATGGAGCGTCTGGCTGATCGGCAGAAGCGTCTCGCTGAAGAGCGCGATCTGCTTTCCGCCGACCCGGAAGACGCGGCGATCATGGCGCTCAACGAGCAGCTCGCCGAGTCCGAAGCGACCCTCGAAGATTTGCAGACCAGCGAAGAAGCGCAGGTCGAAAAACTGGAGCAACTGCGTCAGGAATTGCAGCAGGCACTGACCGCGCAGCAGCAGGCGCAGGGCGATTTGCAGCGCCTCAACGGGCGACTGGCGTCGCTGGAAGCCTTGCAGCAAGCCGCGCTCGATCCGGGCACCGGCACCGCCGAATGGCTGAAGGAACACAACCTCGCCGAGCGCCCGCGTCTGGCCGAAGGCCTGAAGGTTGAGGCGGGTTGGGAGCTGGCGGTGGAAACCGTGCTCGGCGCCGATCTGCAAGCGGTGCTGGTGGACGACTTCAGCGGCTTCGATCTGTCCGGTTTCACCCAAGGCGATCTGCGCCTGCTCAGCCCCGCCAGCGATGGTGTGCGGGTAGCGGGCAGCTTGCTGGATAAAGTCGAGGCGCAGATCGATCTGTCGCCGTGGCTCGGCCAGGTCAAACCGGTCGACAGCCTTGAGCAGGCCTTGGCCTTGCGCGGCCAGTTGAGTGCCGGGCAGAGCCTGATCAGTCGCGACGGTTACTGGGTCGGTCGGCACTTCCTGCGGGTGCGTCGCGCCAGTGAAGCCGAGAGCGGCATGCTCGCCCGGGGCCAGGAAATCGAGACGCTGCAGGCCGAGCGCGAAGAGGGCGAAGCCACGGTCGAAGCCATGGAAACCCGTCTGCAAACCCTGCGTGCGCAACAGCGGCAGCAGGAAAACGGCCGTGAGCATTTGCGCCGTTTGCTGCAAGACGAAGCCCGCTCCCAAGGTGAATTGAAAGCCCAGTTATCCGCCGGTAAAGCCAAGGCCGAACAATTGACGCTGCGCCGCACCCGCCTCGATGAGGAACTGATCGAACTCGGCGAACAGCGCGAGCTGGAGCACGAACAGGTCGGCGAAGCGCGCATGCATTTGCAGGAAGCGCTCGACGCCATGGCGCTGGACACCGAGCAGCGCGAGTTGCTGCTGGCCCAGCGTGACAGCCTGCGCGAACGCCTCGATCGCGTGCGCCAGGAAGCGCGCCAGCACAAGGATCACGCCCATCAACTGGCGGTGCGCCTTGGCTCGTTGCGTGCGCAACATGACTCCACGCGGCAGGCGCTGGAACGTCTGGAAATGCAGGCTGAGCGCCTGACCGAAAAACGCGAACAGTTGAGTCTGAATCTGGAGGAGGGCGAGGCACCGCTGGAAGAGCTGCGCCTGAAACTCGAAGAACTGCTCGACAAACGCATGACCGTCGACGAAGAGCTGAAGACCGCGCAGATCGCACTGGAAGACGCCGACCGCGAATTGCGCGAGGCGGAAAAACGCCGGACCCAGGCCGAGCAGCAATCGCAGCTGATCCGTGGTCAGCTCGAGCAACAGCGCATGGAATGGCAAGCGCTGACCGTGCGTCGCAAGGCGTTGCAGGATCAACTGCTCGAAGACGGCTACGATCTCAATGGCGTGCTCGCGACATTGACCCCCGAAGCCAGTGAACGCGCCGCCGAAGAAGAACTCGAACGAATCAATGCGCGGATTCAGCGCCTGGGCGCGATCAACCTCGCGGCCATCGACGAATACACGCAACAATCCGAGCGTAAACGTTATCTGGATGCGCAGGATGCCGATCTGGTTGAGGCACTGGAGACCCTGGAAAACGTCATTCGCAAGATCGACAAGGAAACCCGTAACCGCTTCAAAGATACCTTTGATCAGATCAATGGCGGATTACAGGCACTTTTCCCGAAAGTTTTCGGTGGTGGCAGCGCGTATTTGGAACTGACGGGCGAAGATCTACTCGATACAGGGGTGACGATCATGGCGCGGCCGCCAGGGAAGAAGAACAGCACCATCCATTTGCTCTCCGGCGGGGAAAAAGCCCTCACTGCGCTGGCACTGGTTTTTGCGATCTTCAAATTGAATCCGGCGCCGTTCTGCATGCTCGATGAAGTTGACGCGCCACTGGATGACGCTAACGTTGGACGCTACGCACGATTGGTCAAAGAGATGTCGCAGACCGTGCAGTTCATCTATATCACCCACAACAAGATCGCCATGGAAATGGCCGATCAACTGATGGGCGTGACGATGCACGAGCCGGGTTGCTCGCGACTGGTAGCCGTGGATGTCGAGGAGGCGATGGCGATGGTGGACGCCTGA